In the Piscinibacter sp. XHJ-5 genome, one interval contains:
- a CDS encoding poly(R)-hydroxyalkanoic acid synthase subunit PhaE → MSEPTTHMGQDWIAAQQAMLKAFFPWASAQAPAAAGIHASPLEQQFGELRDTWQASVARWTAFAKDAPAGKLPTPETLREMFAPASWTGAGHGVLDAALQRVLEGPRYAMLWDHDRQLLELQRLTLERDKAVAAYQAVVHKAWGQISRRFTKTLNADPQAGPTWRTLVDRWLAVANDTLIEVHRSDEFVQAQRRMLRSASDRHLQERRIAEAWCEAAHIPTRSEVDELQRLVTELRREVRLLRRGSTAAAEPAARRPRAAAKRKSA, encoded by the coding sequence ATGAGCGAGCCGACGACCCACATGGGCCAGGACTGGATTGCCGCGCAGCAGGCGATGCTGAAGGCGTTCTTCCCGTGGGCTTCCGCACAGGCTCCGGCAGCAGCCGGGATCCACGCGAGCCCGCTGGAGCAGCAGTTCGGCGAGCTGCGCGACACCTGGCAGGCGTCGGTCGCCAGGTGGACGGCGTTCGCGAAGGATGCCCCCGCCGGCAAGCTGCCAACGCCCGAGACCCTGCGCGAGATGTTCGCGCCGGCCTCGTGGACCGGCGCCGGGCACGGCGTGCTCGACGCCGCACTGCAGCGGGTGCTCGAAGGCCCGCGCTACGCCATGCTGTGGGATCACGATCGCCAGCTGCTCGAGCTGCAGCGGCTGACGCTGGAGCGCGACAAGGCCGTCGCCGCCTACCAGGCCGTCGTGCACAAGGCCTGGGGCCAGATCTCCCGGCGATTCACCAAGACGCTGAACGCCGATCCGCAGGCCGGGCCCACGTGGCGCACTCTCGTCGACCGGTGGCTCGCTGTCGCCAACGACACGCTGATCGAGGTTCACCGCTCGGACGAATTCGTCCAGGCCCAGCGGCGCATGCTGCGCTCGGCGTCCGACCGCCACCTGCAGGAGCGCAGGATCGCCGAAGCGTGGTGCGAGGCGGCGCACATTCCCACCCGCAGCGAGGTCGACGAGCTGCAACGCCTCGTGACCGAGCTGCGGCGCGAAGTGCGCCTGCTGCGCCGCGGGTCCACCGCCGCGGCAGAGCCCGCAGCCCGCCGCCCGCGCGCGGCCGCCAAGCGCAAGAGCGCCTGA
- a CDS encoding CoA-transferase, with amino-acid sequence MIRDKITTADEAIALIRDGDVVSCSGFVGIGTPEALITALERRFVETAAPRDLGLVFAAAPGDGKDRGLNRLAHEGLVRRAVGGHWALVPRLAALATASRIEAYNLPLGIISNLYRDAAAHRAGTLSKVGLGTFVDPRHGGGRINDKTTDELVRLMEIDGEEWLFYKAPLINVALIRGTTADPAGNITMEREALVLDAQAAAMAARNANGLVIVQVERIAAAGSLDPRQVIVPGVLVDCVVVAPAEAHQQTYATAYNAAFSGEVKVPVDRMTPAPLDERKLIARRCAFELPLGGVVNLGIGVPEVVAAVAAEERVLDHLTLTAEPGVIGGMPQGGLDFGAAVNTQALLHQNQQFDFYDGGGLDLACLGMAEVDRFGNVNVSRFGTRLAGAGGFINISQNARRLVFAGTFTASGLEVAIEDGRVRIAAEGRQRKFVESVQQVTFSGALAARRGQTVLYVTERCVFALGPEGLCLVEVAPGIDVDRDILAHMAFRPKIGDDLKMMDARICRPKPMQLFASLLDLQLADRLSYDAERNALFANFAGLVIRSADDIQSVRRVFEALCERIGHKVALVVDYDGFRLDESLSDAYFEMVSDLQARYYSTAVRYTTSAFMRMKLGAELEARRFAAHVFETHGEAVAFAERLASLRRDSGDSP; translated from the coding sequence ATGATCCGCGACAAGATCACCACCGCCGACGAAGCGATCGCACTGATCCGCGACGGCGACGTCGTCAGCTGCTCGGGCTTCGTCGGCATCGGCACGCCCGAGGCCCTGATCACGGCGCTCGAGCGGCGCTTCGTCGAGACCGCGGCACCGCGAGACCTCGGGCTGGTGTTCGCCGCGGCGCCTGGCGACGGCAAGGACCGCGGCCTGAACCGCCTGGCGCACGAAGGCCTGGTGCGGCGCGCCGTCGGCGGTCACTGGGCCCTGGTGCCTCGCCTGGCGGCGCTGGCGACCGCCAGCCGGATCGAGGCCTACAACCTGCCGCTGGGCATCATCTCCAACCTCTACCGCGATGCGGCGGCGCATCGCGCCGGCACGCTGAGCAAGGTCGGCCTGGGCACCTTCGTCGATCCGCGACATGGCGGCGGGCGCATCAACGACAAGACGACCGATGAGCTGGTGCGGCTGATGGAGATCGACGGCGAGGAGTGGCTCTTCTACAAGGCGCCGCTGATCAACGTCGCGCTGATCCGCGGAACCACGGCCGATCCGGCCGGCAACATCACCATGGAGCGCGAGGCGCTGGTGCTCGACGCACAGGCGGCGGCCATGGCTGCGCGCAACGCCAATGGCCTGGTCATCGTGCAGGTCGAGCGCATCGCCGCTGCGGGCTCGCTCGACCCGAGGCAGGTCATCGTGCCCGGCGTGCTGGTGGACTGCGTGGTCGTGGCGCCGGCCGAAGCCCATCAGCAGACCTATGCGACGGCGTACAACGCGGCGTTCTCGGGCGAGGTGAAGGTCCCGGTCGACCGCATGACGCCAGCGCCGCTGGACGAGCGCAAGCTGATCGCCCGCCGCTGCGCGTTCGAGCTGCCGCTCGGGGGCGTCGTCAACCTGGGCATCGGTGTCCCCGAGGTCGTGGCTGCCGTCGCGGCCGAGGAGCGGGTGCTCGATCACCTGACGCTCACCGCCGAACCCGGCGTGATCGGCGGCATGCCGCAGGGCGGGCTGGACTTTGGCGCCGCGGTCAACACGCAGGCGCTCCTGCACCAGAACCAGCAGTTCGACTTCTACGACGGAGGGGGGCTGGACCTGGCCTGCCTGGGCATGGCCGAAGTCGACCGCTTCGGCAACGTCAACGTCAGCCGCTTCGGCACGCGACTCGCCGGCGCCGGCGGCTTCATCAACATCAGCCAGAACGCGCGCAGGCTGGTGTTCGCCGGCACCTTCACTGCGAGCGGGCTGGAGGTCGCGATCGAGGACGGCCGCGTGCGCATCGCGGCCGAGGGGCGGCAGCGAAAGTTCGTCGAATCGGTGCAGCAGGTCACGTTCAGCGGAGCGCTCGCGGCGCGTCGCGGGCAGACCGTCCTCTATGTCACCGAACGCTGCGTGTTCGCGTTGGGGCCCGAAGGGTTGTGCCTGGTCGAGGTGGCTCCGGGCATCGACGTGGACCGCGACATCCTGGCCCACATGGCATTCCGGCCGAAGATCGGCGACGACCTCAAGATGATGGATGCGCGCATCTGCCGCCCCAAGCCGATGCAGCTCTTCGCATCACTGCTGGACCTGCAGCTGGCCGATCGGCTGAGCTACGACGCCGAACGAAACGCGCTGTTCGCGAACTTCGCGGGGCTCGTGATCCGAAGCGCGGACGACATCCAGAGCGTGCGCCGCGTCTTCGAGGCGCTGTGCGAGCGCATCGGGCACAAGGTCGCGCTGGTGGTCGACTACGACGGCTTCCGGCTCGACGAGTCGCTCAGCGACGCGTACTTCGAGATGGTGAGCGATCTGCAGGCCAGGTACTACAGCACTGCGGTGCGCTACACGACCAGCGCTTTCATGCGCATGAAGCTCGGCGCGGAGCTCGAGGCACGGCGCTTCGCCGCGCATGTGTTCGAGACGCACGGCGAGGCGGTGGCGTTTGCCGAGCGGCTTGCGTCACTGCGCCGTGACAGCGGGGATTCACCGTGA
- the phaC gene encoding class III poly(R)-hydroxyalkanoic acid synthase subunit PhaC, with protein sequence MSTKRKSSAAQALAELDDLNLKLARGQRMLQRLKDEDVRIATADKEVVFREDKTTLYRYKPVTDKRTVDVPVLVAYGQVGRYTMTDLQEDRSMLRNLLALGVDVYAVDWGSPTRGDRWLTFEDYVDVYLADCVEHICRAHGAPAINLLGICEGGVFSLCYAALYPKRVKNLVLTITPIDFHQDQAEGRPGHGFINLWTRSLADEDIERLIEANGNLPGELMSHVFSQMTPGAAMSKYNIGLLDTFDDEKKLLNFLRMEKWLADRPHHPGEAAKQLLINLYKNNELVRGEFRLGGRAVDLAAIKAPVLNVYAKDDHIIPPKTTQALRDVVGSKDYTEIGLDGGHVGVFVSGKSQGVLGMGIVDWLRRRD encoded by the coding sequence ATGTCCACGAAACGCAAGTCCTCCGCCGCCCAGGCACTCGCCGAGCTCGATGACCTGAACCTCAAGCTGGCCCGCGGCCAGCGCATGCTGCAGCGACTCAAGGACGAAGACGTGCGCATCGCCACCGCCGACAAGGAAGTGGTGTTCCGCGAGGACAAGACGACGCTGTACCGCTACAAGCCCGTCACCGACAAGCGCACCGTTGACGTGCCGGTGCTGGTGGCCTACGGCCAGGTCGGGCGCTACACCATGACCGACCTGCAGGAAGACCGCTCGATGCTGCGCAACCTGCTCGCGCTGGGCGTGGACGTCTACGCGGTCGACTGGGGCAGCCCCACGCGCGGCGACCGCTGGCTGACCTTCGAGGACTACGTCGACGTCTACCTCGCCGATTGCGTCGAGCACATCTGCCGCGCACACGGCGCGCCGGCGATCAACCTGCTGGGCATTTGCGAAGGTGGCGTGTTCTCGCTGTGCTATGCGGCGCTGTACCCGAAGCGGGTGAAGAACCTGGTCCTCACGATCACACCGATCGACTTCCACCAGGACCAGGCCGAGGGTCGGCCCGGCCACGGGTTCATCAACCTGTGGACGAGGAGCCTTGCCGACGAGGACATCGAGCGCCTGATCGAAGCCAACGGCAACCTTCCCGGCGAGCTGATGAGCCATGTGTTTTCGCAGATGACGCCGGGCGCAGCGATGTCCAAGTACAACATCGGACTGCTCGACACCTTCGACGACGAGAAGAAGCTGCTGAACTTCCTGCGCATGGAGAAGTGGCTGGCCGACCGGCCGCATCACCCGGGCGAGGCGGCCAAGCAGCTGTTGATCAACCTGTACAAGAACAACGAGCTGGTGCGCGGCGAGTTCCGCCTCGGCGGGCGCGCGGTCGACCTCGCGGCCATCAAGGCGCCGGTGCTCAATGTCTACGCCAAGGACGACCACATCATCCCGCCGAAGACGACGCAGGCGCTGCGCGACGTCGTCGGCAGCAAGGACTACACCGAGATCGGCCTCGATGGCGGCCATGTCGGCGTGTTCGTCAGCGGCAAGTCGCAGGGCGTGCTCGGCATGGGCATCGTCGACTGGCTGCGCCGACGCGACTGA
- a CDS encoding zinc-dependent alcohol dehydrogenase family protein has protein sequence MRTRAAVLRHIGLPHPYRESRPLVIEDVELAPPGRDEVLVRIRAAGLCHSDLSVINGDRPRPVPMALGHEAAGEVMQLGAGVTDLAVGDHVALVFVPSCGHCLPCCEGRPALCEPGAAANGAGTLLSGARRLAQPDGAPIHHHLGCSAFAEHAVVSRRSLVKLDPALPFDEAALFGCAVLTGVGAVVNTAQVRAGQSIAVIGLGGVGLAAVIGAVAAGAREVIAVDLSSQKRETALSLGATSAFDGADPECVDKIRAATQGGLDHVFEFAGSIRAFETAYRITRRGGTTVTAGLPPPSATFALPVVNLVAEERTVKGSYIGTCVPTRDLPRYVSLYRSGRMPVDRLMSGRLTLDEINEGFDRLHRGEAIRQVVVFP, from the coding sequence ATGAGAACCCGAGCGGCTGTACTGCGGCACATCGGGCTGCCGCACCCGTACCGCGAGTCGCGGCCACTCGTCATCGAGGATGTCGAGCTGGCGCCGCCCGGGCGCGACGAGGTGCTCGTGCGCATCCGCGCCGCGGGCCTGTGCCACTCGGACCTGTCGGTGATCAACGGCGACCGGCCCCGTCCGGTGCCCATGGCGCTGGGGCACGAGGCGGCCGGCGAGGTGATGCAACTGGGCGCTGGCGTCACCGACCTCGCGGTCGGCGACCACGTTGCGCTCGTCTTCGTGCCGAGCTGCGGGCACTGCCTGCCCTGCTGCGAAGGCCGCCCCGCGCTGTGCGAGCCGGGTGCTGCGGCCAATGGCGCGGGCACGCTGCTGTCGGGCGCGCGTCGGCTCGCCCAGCCCGACGGCGCGCCGATCCACCATCACCTCGGCTGCTCGGCGTTCGCCGAGCATGCGGTGGTGTCGCGTCGCTCGCTGGTCAAGCTCGATCCGGCGTTGCCGTTCGACGAGGCAGCGCTGTTCGGTTGTGCGGTGCTCACGGGCGTCGGTGCGGTGGTGAACACCGCGCAGGTACGTGCGGGGCAGAGCATCGCGGTGATCGGGCTCGGCGGCGTGGGGCTTGCGGCTGTCATCGGCGCGGTCGCCGCCGGTGCGCGCGAGGTGATCGCCGTCGACCTGTCGTCGCAGAAGCGGGAGACGGCCTTGTCGCTCGGCGCGACATCGGCGTTCGACGGCGCAGATCCGGAGTGCGTCGACAAGATCAGGGCCGCAACGCAAGGCGGCCTCGACCACGTGTTCGAGTTCGCCGGCTCGATCCGCGCCTTCGAGACGGCCTACCGCATCACGCGCCGCGGCGGCACCACGGTGACGGCCGGGCTGCCGCCGCCGAGCGCTACCTTCGCGCTGCCGGTGGTCAACCTCGTCGCCGAAGAGCGCACCGTGAAGGGTAGCTACATCGGCACCTGCGTCCCCACGCGCGACCTGCCGCGCTATGTTTCGCTGTACCGCAGCGGGCGCATGCCGGTGGACCGGCTGATGAGCGGCCGGCTCACGCTCGACGAGATCAACGAAGGCTTCGACCGCCTGCACCGAGGTGAGGCGATCCGGCAGGTGGTGGTGTTTCCATGA
- a CDS encoding acetolactate synthase large subunit, with product MKASDLFVKALENEGVDRIFAVPGEENLDVVESLRTSSIELVLVRHEQSAAFMAATHGRLTGRPGVCMATLGPGALNLVTGAAYAHLGAMPMILITGQKAIMSARQARFQIVDIVATMKPLTKASRQIVSATSIPTVVRDAFRLAAEERPGPVHLELPEDIAGEQLPLDVPLVPVHPVEMPVAHAAALDRAAELLLRAERPLVMFGAACNRPRVAGELTDFVRRTGIPFFNTQMGKGTVAGIGTADGGTELWMGTAALTERDYVHEAIDQADLILSIGHDTIEKPPFIMGPHGPKVIHVGYTPANVEQVYFPHAEVVGDLGPSLALLADRIEGKLPNAAALVPLRKNILERTLARSEESRFPLTPQRIVSDVRKVIPADGIVALDNGMYKIWFARCYRTRNANALLLDNALATMGAGLPSAMMAAMLNPGKRVLAVCGDGGFMMNSQELETAVRLKMNLVVLIIQDDAYGMIRWKQAVDSFADFGLAFGNPDFVKYAEAYGAKGRRVESADSLVATLEAAFSEGGVQLVTVPVDYSENTRVLVDELRNRVREVAA from the coding sequence ATGAAAGCATCTGATCTTTTCGTCAAGGCCCTCGAGAACGAGGGGGTCGATCGCATCTTCGCCGTGCCCGGCGAGGAGAACCTGGACGTCGTCGAGTCGTTGCGCACATCGAGCATCGAGCTCGTGCTCGTGCGGCACGAGCAGTCGGCAGCCTTCATGGCGGCCACGCACGGCCGCCTCACCGGACGGCCCGGCGTCTGCATGGCCACGCTCGGCCCCGGCGCGCTCAACCTCGTCACGGGCGCTGCCTATGCGCACCTCGGCGCGATGCCCATGATCCTGATCACCGGCCAGAAGGCCATCATGAGCGCCCGGCAGGCACGATTCCAGATCGTCGACATTGTCGCGACGATGAAGCCGCTGACCAAGGCATCGCGGCAGATCGTGAGCGCGACCAGCATTCCGACCGTGGTGCGTGACGCCTTCCGGCTCGCTGCCGAGGAGAGGCCGGGACCGGTGCACCTCGAGCTGCCCGAGGACATCGCCGGCGAGCAGCTGCCTCTGGACGTGCCGCTCGTGCCGGTGCACCCGGTCGAGATGCCAGTGGCGCACGCCGCCGCGCTCGACCGCGCCGCCGAACTGCTGCTGCGCGCCGAACGACCGCTCGTGATGTTTGGCGCGGCTTGCAACCGGCCCCGCGTGGCAGGCGAGCTCACCGACTTCGTGCGCCGCACCGGCATCCCCTTCTTCAATACGCAGATGGGCAAGGGAACCGTCGCAGGCATCGGCACCGCCGACGGCGGCACCGAACTGTGGATGGGCACCGCCGCACTGACCGAGCGGGACTACGTGCACGAGGCGATCGACCAGGCGGACCTGATCCTGTCGATCGGCCACGACACGATCGAGAAGCCGCCATTCATCATGGGTCCCCATGGACCGAAGGTGATCCACGTCGGCTACACGCCGGCCAATGTGGAGCAGGTGTACTTTCCGCACGCCGAGGTCGTCGGAGACCTGGGGCCGAGCCTGGCCTTGCTGGCTGACCGGATCGAGGGAAAGCTTCCGAACGCGGCCGCGCTGGTGCCTCTGCGCAAGAACATTCTCGAGCGCACGCTCGCGCGCTCGGAGGAATCGCGCTTCCCGCTGACGCCGCAGCGCATCGTCAGCGACGTGCGCAAGGTCATCCCGGCCGACGGCATCGTGGCGCTGGACAACGGCATGTACAAGATCTGGTTCGCGCGCTGCTATCGCACGCGCAATGCCAACGCGCTCCTGCTCGACAACGCGCTGGCGACGATGGGCGCCGGGCTGCCGTCGGCCATGATGGCTGCGATGCTGAATCCCGGCAAGCGCGTGCTCGCGGTGTGCGGCGATGGCGGGTTCATGATGAATTCGCAGGAGCTGGAGACCGCTGTCCGGCTCAAGATGAACCTGGTCGTGCTCATCATCCAGGACGACGCCTACGGGATGATCCGCTGGAAGCAGGCGGTCGACAGCTTTGCCGACTTTGGCCTGGCGTTCGGCAATCCCGACTTCGTCAAGTATGCCGAGGCGTACGGCGCGAAAGGCCGGCGGGTCGAATCTGCCGACTCGCTCGTGGCCACGCTGGAGGCCGCTTTCTCCGAGGGGGGCGTCCAACTGGTGACCGTCCCGGTCGACTACAGCGAGAACACCCGCGTCCTCGTCGACGAGCTGCGCAATCGCGTTCGCGAGGTGGCGGCATGA
- a CDS encoding AAA family ATPase — translation MNVSDWLRELGLERYVDAFIDNDVDETTLPRLTEADLAEIGVTSVGHRRRLSAAIAALVREPPVASASSASAQGTGAERRQLSVLYCQMVTPETVSDDEGLDPEPQRAVIQQFHEACTRMVAEYDGHVANFYVDCMLAYFGWPRAHEDDAERAVSAGLTLVRRVKALRTMTGRAVQARVGIATGSVVVGDLIHEGPARDQSAVGLAPNLGARVLGLAEPGQVVIDELTRRLLGSSFALRPLGQHALKGISDAVAAYAVIDKRTAHSRFDARRGHELTPMIGRDHELALLTGRWVQAQSGEGVALLLSGDAGIGKSRLARALLDVCAQQPHWAVTWQCSPYHTGSMLWPVIQRLGTLAGLAGEDSNEAALDKLEAVAGEGETAALYAALLGLNGTQRYGPLEMTPQVVRERTLEVLVEQLFELAAEQPLLLIVEDAHWIDPTTEELIGRCLDNIDRARILMLMTSRPNHRPGLAVHPSVTRLSLSRLSRANVEALVARLGGEALQAVTRSTIVTQSDGVPLFVEELTRAVLETGEAAIPASLHGSLLARLDAIPEVKEVAQVAACIGREFDRSMLMAVADRRDAVDAAIVKLVTAELVFRQGDPAHPRYVFKHALVQEAAYDSLLRSRQQTIHTRILELLEARRDTPPEMLAHHAQGARQADKAVGYWRKAGEAALAKSAYGEAAGYLSHAIQLTQAREDGVDRRGQELVLQLQLGQAYRGSRGYGASDTRQAFERAYELFDVGTDDASHRFRAQYGLWAGHINRAEIRDALRLAVRSLADAQDDGEPQVLLCAHRIVATSHVLLGEFTTACRHFDQMKGLLGALDPAEAAESDLQFGFDPAAGRLAWLAWVRQIQGLAKQSHALSEQARRIVSSLRQIDVRAFMHFLFALRATFVRDIALVCLDVEALAQLANRHRLRLYRGYVSCLRGWIALASGRPPDEAVSDYEAGLEELTAMGARLYVPFFMAGLASALAGAGRHDEALETVDRAIEQCDKAALGWCEAELSRLRGEVILRDPHGQPTQAVNSFQHALTLARPRGAKLWELRSAISLARVWADGGQHERAMNLLSPVYAWFDDDVDTVDLIEARELMSKLKQGA, via the coding sequence ATGAACGTATCGGACTGGCTTCGCGAGTTGGGACTGGAGCGTTACGTCGACGCGTTCATCGATAACGACGTCGACGAGACGACGCTCCCTCGCCTGACCGAGGCCGACTTGGCCGAGATCGGCGTGACCTCGGTTGGGCATCGCCGCAGACTTTCCGCGGCGATCGCCGCATTGGTCCGCGAGCCCCCCGTGGCATCGGCGTCGTCCGCCAGCGCGCAAGGCACCGGGGCCGAGCGGCGGCAATTGTCGGTGCTTTATTGCCAGATGGTCACGCCGGAGACGGTCTCGGACGACGAGGGGTTGGATCCCGAGCCGCAGCGCGCCGTGATTCAGCAATTCCATGAAGCGTGCACGCGGATGGTGGCGGAGTACGACGGCCATGTGGCGAACTTCTACGTTGATTGCATGCTGGCGTATTTCGGCTGGCCGCGCGCGCATGAGGACGATGCCGAGCGCGCGGTAAGCGCTGGGTTGACGCTGGTTCGCCGAGTGAAAGCGCTGCGGACCATGACCGGTCGCGCAGTGCAGGCGAGGGTGGGCATCGCCACCGGTTCGGTGGTGGTGGGCGACCTGATCCACGAAGGGCCGGCGCGGGATCAGTCGGCCGTGGGTTTGGCGCCGAATCTGGGCGCGCGCGTGCTCGGCTTGGCCGAGCCCGGACAGGTAGTGATCGACGAGCTCACGCGGCGGCTGCTTGGTTCGAGTTTCGCCCTGCGGCCGCTGGGGCAGCATGCGTTGAAAGGCATCTCCGATGCGGTGGCCGCGTATGCTGTCATCGACAAGCGCACCGCCCACAGCCGCTTCGACGCGCGCCGGGGGCACGAGCTGACCCCGATGATCGGGCGCGACCACGAGCTGGCGCTGCTGACGGGGCGCTGGGTGCAGGCGCAAAGCGGCGAGGGCGTCGCGTTGTTGCTGTCGGGTGATGCGGGCATCGGCAAGTCGCGCCTCGCGCGGGCGCTGCTCGATGTATGCGCGCAGCAGCCGCACTGGGCCGTCACGTGGCAGTGCTCGCCGTACCACACGGGCAGCATGCTGTGGCCGGTAATTCAGCGGCTCGGCACCTTGGCAGGGCTGGCAGGCGAGGACAGCAACGAGGCCGCGTTGGACAAGCTCGAGGCGGTAGCGGGCGAAGGTGAGACTGCGGCGTTGTACGCCGCGCTGCTGGGGCTCAATGGCACGCAGCGCTACGGGCCACTCGAGATGACGCCGCAGGTCGTGCGCGAGCGCACGCTCGAGGTGCTGGTCGAGCAGTTGTTCGAGCTGGCCGCAGAACAGCCGCTGCTGCTCATTGTCGAGGATGCGCACTGGATCGACCCGACGACAGAGGAGCTCATCGGTCGCTGCCTGGACAACATCGACCGCGCGCGCATATTGATGCTCATGACCAGCCGGCCGAACCATCGGCCGGGACTGGCCGTGCACCCGAGCGTGACGAGGCTGTCATTGAGCCGATTGAGCCGCGCGAATGTCGAGGCGCTGGTGGCGCGGCTGGGCGGTGAGGCGCTGCAAGCAGTGACGCGCTCGACGATCGTGACGCAAAGCGACGGGGTGCCTCTGTTCGTCGAGGAGCTGACACGGGCGGTGCTCGAGACGGGCGAGGCTGCCATTCCCGCATCGCTGCACGGCTCGCTGCTGGCGCGGCTCGACGCGATTCCCGAGGTGAAAGAAGTCGCGCAGGTGGCCGCGTGCATCGGGCGAGAGTTCGATCGGAGCATGCTGATGGCGGTGGCCGACCGGCGCGACGCGGTGGATGCGGCCATCGTCAAGCTGGTCACCGCCGAGCTGGTGTTCCGCCAAGGCGATCCGGCCCATCCGCGGTACGTCTTCAAACACGCACTCGTGCAGGAAGCGGCGTACGACAGCCTGCTGCGCAGCAGGCAGCAGACCATCCACACGCGCATCCTGGAGCTGCTCGAAGCACGGCGGGACACGCCGCCGGAAATGCTGGCTCACCATGCGCAAGGCGCTCGGCAGGCCGACAAGGCCGTCGGCTACTGGCGCAAAGCCGGCGAAGCTGCGCTGGCGAAGTCGGCCTACGGTGAAGCCGCCGGCTACCTGTCCCATGCCATCCAGCTCACTCAGGCACGGGAGGATGGTGTCGACCGTCGGGGCCAGGAACTGGTGCTCCAGCTGCAGTTGGGACAGGCCTATCGAGGCAGCCGTGGCTATGGTGCGAGCGACACAAGGCAAGCCTTCGAGCGCGCGTACGAGCTGTTCGACGTCGGCACAGACGACGCGTCACACCGTTTCAGGGCGCAGTATGGCTTGTGGGCGGGGCATATCAACCGTGCCGAGATTCGGGATGCGTTGCGGCTGGCAGTCCGCAGCCTTGCCGATGCGCAGGACGACGGGGAGCCCCAGGTGCTGCTCTGCGCGCACCGCATCGTGGCCACCTCCCATGTCCTGCTCGGCGAATTCACCACGGCATGCCGACACTTCGATCAAATGAAGGGCTTGCTCGGCGCCCTCGATCCTGCGGAGGCTGCGGAATCGGATCTTCAATTCGGCTTCGATCCTGCTGCCGGCCGCCTGGCATGGTTAGCCTGGGTACGCCAGATCCAGGGTCTTGCCAAACAGAGCCATGCGCTGTCGGAACAGGCGCGCCGCATTGTCAGCAGCCTGCGGCAAATCGATGTGAGGGCATTCATGCATTTCCTCTTCGCTTTGCGAGCGACCTTCGTGCGGGACATCGCTTTGGTCTGCCTGGATGTCGAAGCGCTGGCCCAGTTGGCGAACAGGCATCGTCTGCGCCTGTATAGAGGCTATGTCAGCTGCCTGCGAGGTTGGATTGCACTAGCGTCCGGCCGGCCGCCCGATGAGGCCGTGAGCGATTACGAAGCCGGGTTGGAGGAACTCACCGCCATGGGAGCGCGACTGTACGTTCCGTTCTTCATGGCGGGACTGGCGTCGGCGCTCGCCGGGGCTGGGCGACACGACGAAGCGTTGGAAACGGTGGATCGCGCGATTGAGCAATGCGACAAGGCCGCTCTGGGGTGGTGCGAGGCGGAGCTGTCACGCTTGCGCGGCGAAGTGATCCTGAGGGACCCGCACGGCCAGCCGACGCAGGCTGTGAATTCGTTCCAGCACGCGCTCACCCTTGCCCGCCCTCGCGGCGCAAAGTTGTGGGAGCTGCGTTCGGCCATCAGCCTGGCTCGCGTTTGGGCTGACGGTGGCCAACATGAGCGGGCCATGAACTTGCTGAGCCCCGTCTATGCCTGGTTCGACGATGACGTCGATACGGTGGACCTCATCGAGGCCCGGGAGTTGATGAGCAAGCTGAAGCAAGGCGCCTGA